The sequence below is a genomic window from Oreochromis niloticus isolate F11D_XX linkage group LG3, O_niloticus_UMD_NMBU, whole genome shotgun sequence.
aacaaaaaaccacagAAAAGAACATCAACCTAAATGCTTCTCTGTGTCCTTGTACAGGTTTCCTCACATGAAACTAAATTGGACAGAAGATTTGCTCAAACAGTCACGAAATCTTTTTTTCACGCTTTTGAAGTTTGATCCCAGAAGTCAACTTTGGCACAAATGATGGTTgttgtttctgtattttaacTGTCTTGTTTAAACCAGGGGTTCAGCGTGACTCCAGATAAATTACAGGACATTATGAAATCCTCCTGCTGCAGATCCGCCGTATCCACATGAGGCTGGAAACGTTGTTGCTTTGAATCCTTCAACAAAAAATTAAGTGAAGTGGGTGATGCTTTCACCTCTGTTAATGTTTCCAGTGTGTCCAAGAGCAAGGCACCTATGAAGCTGCACTCGCAAGCTGGAGTAAGAaagagcagacacacacacagttttcctTGATTTCCATCCTTCAGCCATGAGGTAAATgcataaaatcaaagattcaagtCTTTTACATACTTCTGTTTTTCGACGCTTTGACTCAGTGAACCAGCGTCCTGCCACTGCGACACAGAgcagaataaaaacacagaaaaccacAAGTGGGATCAGTCGGCTCCGACGGGACAAACCACCTGCCAGGAAAAACCAAACAGAGATGAGATCTACTGTAAGACACAACATGAATGTCACATTTATTAAACTATCAAGCACAGAAGTTacataataatgaaataaagttTGAATCACTGAGATATCACTGCTGATGGTCAGGACTGGTAGCTTTATTGCTTCACAGAAAGACAAGAGATCAGAGCTGCTTAAGGAAAGTACACTAcacttcctgtatgtgcttCAAATTAAGAGGTGAAGGTGTTAAGGACAGCACAGAGGCTGCCATCAGTGAGAGAAAACCACACCATAAAGATGATTTTGATCCAGCTGTAAACTGGTTATTTTAAGACTTTTTGACTGTCTTGATTTGTTCCTCATTTTCTCACCTTTACTGGGAAACTCTTCTGCCAGATCAGGAGTTTGGAGAGTTTCAGGATGCAGCGGTGTCTCTGTTGTCATAGTTTCAGCTGAATttaaatttggcagaacagaagattttaaattattaacaaTATATTCAAATATTCTTCAATGAGCAAAAATAAGTTGTTGGTAAAATAACCCAAGTACGCAGTAAGTTTaaaaccaaacaacaaaaatctTTTCAGTCTAACTCACCAACAATCAGACTAACAGTTGAAGACTTTGTTTGACTCTTTAACTTTGGGACGAAACATCTGTATCTTCCTTCATCTTCTTGTGTCACATTAGTGATTCTTAGTGAGATGTTTCCTTCTCTCAGGCCATCTTTCAACAACGCCGTCCTCCCGAAGTATGATGGGATTTTCATGTCAGTCATTTCCCTGTTGTGCCTGTATAGATGTACATATTCCATATTACGATCGGGCCTCGACCACTCCACCGTCAGTCCCACCACGTTAACCTTTGGCTCCACGTGACACGGCAGGATGACATCATCACCTGGAGCAGCTACGATAGGCTGAGGAGATCCAACCACTAACTGAcctgaggaggaaaaaaataaagtaaataaagaaatgcatCCTGCTGAAAACCAAGTTAAGTATGACAATtcaaaaaaatgtctttattgaTGCTAAAACTTTCCATGAAATTATATCCAACTTTTTAGTATAAAATGTGACTAAGAGCAAACTTTACTTTGTACCACTTGATTCAGGAAAAGAAAAGGCAGAGCTGCGAAGAATAAGACAATAGAATAAATCCAAGACGAACAAAAGATCAaaagttttttgggggtttttaaatctcttttgaGGAACTTGTGGTTTGCTTTGGTTATGGTCTAACATCCGCCTTAGACACATTCCTCGGAGTTGGACCCCCGATCAAGTTCCAAAGGCCAATGTTGTCACCACTACGTTATCCAGTTATACGTGTGcgaaagaaatattttaaaataaataaatgcaaaagtcACATATGCTACACGTTTTCTGCATCATCTGCCAGTATAACAGACTTTCATCACTGACTTTTATCACAGTTTTAAATCACTTCCATTATCATTATTTCTATATTTGCGTATAAACTCGAGTGTAAACACGGTGACAGCGCATCAGAAGCACGGCCAAAAAAAGATGACTAACATGAATTAAAGCTTAAATGTTTTCTAAAGAAATGAAGTAACTAGTATTTCagaattattacttttttaattgCAGTGAAATCTTACCTTCAATAGACTTGAGAGCAAAACGCAGCATAAAGCTGAGAGAGACACACTGAACCTAAACTCTGCTACATCCATCTACAGTGAGAGTGAGGCAGAAACTGTCTCACAGCAGCTGATAAATGCTGAAAAAGTGCAGCTCTAACAGTCTTAAACATGCGTCTCAGTAAAATGTgcaacattttttaatgtaacttcAAAACAGTGATTAAGAAGTGATAGAAGAACAAAATCAAATCACTGACAGAAAGATTCCTCTGTTTGGGAAGCATGTGGAGGGCAAGTGGATCCTGACTCTCATCGATTACACGTCAGTTAACAAAAAGGAATCAGTCACATGCACTTTATCCTTGTTTATAAACTGAATGTTTTGTGCTCTTCCTTCTTTATTTACATGTTCCAATTCATGCATTATAGTTTAATAGCTCATTTACAACATGCACTGAAAGCTAGCTTGGCTCAGGCTGTAAACACTGTGGAAATGTGGCTTTGGTTAATGCTACATGTGTCTCTATACAAACAAGcattaataaaatgaatcaTTTTCACAGCTAATTAACACCACCATCCCAGAATAACTGATCATTTCAGAAAGTTTCTATTTGGCTGTTTAGCTAcaggtttaaaaataaatgaataaagaataataaaaataaatgaattaagtTAGTAAAAATCTTTAAACTGACACAGAAACTCGAAATCTCTATATTGAAATGCTCAAACCTGACTAATAGATtcagctcagttatttatgattTAAACATCTGTTACACTTTTGGTTGATTCCTCTTTGTGGAAATCTGctcttatgttttgttttacatcAAAAGAAATATCAGAAGATTTGACTTTAGCCGTTATTTCTGAACACAAAACATATAGGCCTATATACAAAAAGAAATAGCTAAACTCTGATGgcataataacaaaaaaattgaGCTCCCTTTCTAAACCCACAACATAACTTTACACAGAAGAGTAAGGCACAATTTTTGGTGCGGTATTTTTAGACTAATTTACACTTGAATACAGCGtctgcttttatttacagtgtgaaACATCTGCAACATCAGCCACACTGTTAGcctttgcagtaatttccatagcttagtactgcaaaatcaacagtaaaaaactctaaaggatgtttgcagttcagtactgtaatttgcaagtaattgtgggaaaattccatgagattacattatttttacggtaactcaccgtactcatggaaacagctgtaaaatacagcaaatgtaacaattggtgatgttactgagattatactattacaccatcgggatttctgttgttttctactgtagatCTAAGAGTAATTACCTAAATCCTCATTCAGAGTGTATTACTATAAAATGCAATTCATTGTGAGATTAGTATCACATGTAAACTACAATATACAGCATCATTTTTAACTTGAGTAAGTTGCAGCTACACTATTTGAAGTATTTGAAGTATAACTGAAGTATACTAAGAAGTACAACGAAATACCCAGCAAGCATTGCAGTGCTTTAactgtaaaattaaaacaactatgaaacaaataatTGATGTTTTAAACAAGAATTTGTCACAAATTCTTGTGTAATGTCTTTTACCTTCTGAACAGAGTAAGtgggataaaaaaaatgtttaaaccgTGAGTGAAAACGGTTAATAGTTAATAAACCTCAACTCTCAAATCATTTTCTCACCTGTTTGCAATATAATTCTGGTACGTGAACTATGAGTGTAGTTCTCTGCAAAGGAAGCCTTCTGATAGTTTGAACTATTATCTGACTGTCTGGGGAATGGAGTgatttgttacatgtgaaaaatatgtttCAACTGGATTTTAATTACTATGTTTCAACCAGAAGTAACtcaaatataaactaaaaagtAAATCAATAGTATACTTGTAAGTTTAGTATTGTGTTAGAGTAGAGTATATTTTAAGTATACTCTTATAGACTGGAAAGGACATTATGCTAGTACAGTTATAGTGAACAAAAAGTACATCTAAAAGTTCCTTTCAAGTATACTTCTATATACTAAAACGGGGGCCAATGTAGTCCCCAAGAAGCATTAGTAGGTAACGTATACTTAGACTGATTTCCTTTCTATATGTTACATTTAGACTAATGTTTAAAAGTTACTTCATTTAGCAGGGTGtagcttttttctcttcttattcttttttatacTGGAACTTCCTTTTTTCTGTATAAGGTGGTACTTTTAAGACACCTCTGcctaactacagtgaactaaccAGAAGTCTCGGAATATGCTCTGGTGGTTTACACAAGTTCAGGTGTCACATCCATGAAACCTACACCACTAACCAGCATCAGTCCTACAACTTCACTctcaaatttaataaattctgggacaagcagaaactgtatttttagcgGTGCATTTTGTGGCAGGCCAGACTACTATAAAATGCACTCTCCTTGTAGCACCACTTCATCTTGGTTCAGAAGAGATGTCCTGGATATACGTGATAATGTAACacgggtgtttttgtttgttcatgtttagcacgttgggttgtgtttttaaagcgaATGTTACGTTTTTAAAGCGTGTTATGCGACAGGTGTGTGTAGCACTGGTTACACATCTCAATGGGAGAGCAATAGTCGAGACCACACCTTTACCTGACGTACAACGTGATGTATGGCGcacactttcaaaacaacaatggcggatAGAAGATATTGATCGAGGCGGCTAATGCTCCTTTCGCTGGTTGCCAACcaccattaaataacaacaagaagaaaatatttatcTGCTTTTCTTAGTTTTGCACGTTTAAGACGCAATTCAAACTtaaacaaagctgcaaagcaggagaaaaaCATGGCCATcaacagtggcggtcctagcctgtttggcgccctgggcgaacactccctctggtgcccccctccaccacacacacacacacacacacacacacacaacatattaAGGAtcgtacattaacataaaactgttgtccacacacacatatgaagacagagagagtatgcatagtatgcaaacggctaccaaacagccatcataattcttcatacaatgagaacaggacaaatcaacaactgacaatgactaattaatattaaaatctgtaacataatgtattgtttggactTTAATCTGTtagtgttactatttttaccatttcttcttggagcagcTGTAACACACGTAATTTCCTTAggaattaataaagtattctgattcggactgtttcaggatgacctgccattatccaatgacacatctgcttacctgtatcttttgctcgtttctcctcttcttttctcttttttctaaactgagcacctgatggctttgaacttttcttgtccatcttccattggttttaattttgcactccagtatgcacacccatccctcaaccagaggatcaccacaacatatcctaacagacctacaccttagttcacagattcactttgtctggggtgcatttctgagatttcacacaacccaggattcaaatcatgaatacataacagacttggatttacaacattaggaatgaaatgtgctcgatttggaagcagccggggctcctcccctttcgactggttgtgtgtgagactttaaatcatcaaactgtaaattttgaattgttattgatccctttaccccgagtcctaaagtgtatatttattttcttactcttcttatatttattgtttgtttacttgcactgctgtaactggagcctcgtcgtctcgtctctctatatactggactgtatgtagcggagatgacaataaagtttactttgacttcagcagcgagcaggcgcaccgagggctctcgcgctcacttttcgtgtatagaattttgaaaaaacatcggtgcaaattataagtctgtatcataatgtctggtgttttcgtgtttgttattttgttttattttgctagttggttattagatgccgctccagtcagccagagaatcccccgccgccccgccctctcctctctgcgccgcaagcagcaggcgcacctcgcaaacggagggcgcccttactcccagcaaatgggcgatagaaaaccgatcgatGCCTGTGCCatccccaatatgcgctggctgccgtaggggcagcatgagtacgagcgttctttttctttttttgccgatgcccgtgatgccgccccccatcacgatgccgccccgggcaaccgcccgtgtcgccagtatctaaaaccgctactggccatcaactattctgtgccacagatccagttcgctgcagcacagagtgatgatgagatGGTGGAAGAACAACAGAGACAATTTACGGACCGTTAAGATGTGCAACTTAGAAGTAGTCAGAGGTAACTGGATGGAGTTCAGTCAGGTTAAATGCACGGTTGATTGGATTATATCTGAAGATCGTATGCTATTCGTGACAACTCTGCTAGACTCCAGATTTCTCGTCCATGAGGGAGGATCTCAAAAGTAAATGACACAACTAAACTTAACACTTTTTCCCTAAAACGGACTGACATGGGAAACATTAAAGTTGGATTGACACCAGCTAATCAGTCtgaaggtaagtgttttttcacttattcgagagaagtcagaaatgcgttcttattactgtttgttttgacttttcagCTACCGTGCCAGGTTATTTTTATTCAAATGCTAAGACAAAATATCAATATCTATGAATGTGGAGACTCAAAAGACTAGTTAGGTAATAGTTGCCGATGGATTTATGAGACTTGATAGAAAGTTGTACGTTTGCAACAGGTGAATCGGTGAACTCCCGAGGTTGCGCCCAAATGCTTAAAGCTGTTAGCTGGTCAGTGTTGTCAGGTGTGCTTGTACTACCTGTACGGTGCGGAGTGCTGACTTAGTCAGGCTAAACCCATTAAAGAGTCGAGCTCAaatatcttttcatttttgtacactgctctcttgtcttttgtcagcacacattttctgtttattgaagccttttgttaataattttgatcatgtaaaaactgggaattggtccctattgacaatactcttattatttatttatttattttttttgcattgcataTGTCATTTAGGAAAGGTAATTGGTCATTGAACTTTTTGCAACTATGTGTATTTGTAAATTTTGTGGCTTCCGTGCACAcaaatttatattgttcagtttgtatgttaaaagccacaaacatgtaGCTAACTATAGGCTTTCTCGTGGAACTGAGAACTGTCCTGCCGCGTTCAGAACATTTTCTGCCTTTCATTCACATATGCCTAGGAATCACAGAACAAGAAGGGAGACCACTGAGGAGAAGTTCTATGAGTTCACGGGTGACCTCAGCTGTCAAGTTCCTGGATGTAGGTATGCTGCACAAAACTTTACAACTCTGTGCCCATCTCAGATTTCACatcaaagacaggaaaaaagtATTATGTCCATTTGAAGGTTGCTCTAAATACTTCAGTGTCCGAACATCATTTTCCAGCCGTATTTCTCGAAAACATAAGTAGACAGTTCAGCAGTCAAGGGCAACAAGAAATTGGGGAATTTGCCATAATACAAGGACAGGACACAGTTAATCTATTAGAAGACAGTTGgctttgtgtaatttaaaaatgcagGCTAAAATGCTCTTGCCAACCAGCACTATACAGAGCATCACAGAGGAATTTCAGGATCTTCTCAGCTGTGCAATGCACGATGTTCTTGCAATACTGTCTGACAAACTATCTTCATTTAATATTCCACAAGCAGAAGTAGACAAAATCAATCAAGAACTTTTTTCATAGAGGACTATATATATCTGAGACACAGTAGGTTTCCTGAcaaagctttaaaagcaaaacatcaCTATTTGTTACATTATGCAGAGCTTATCCTTCACTTTGGACCACTCATTCGTTTGTGCACCCTTAGGTTTGAGAGCAAGCACTCGTATTTCAAAGCATGTACAAGTTCAGTCTTGCATAACTTTGTCAACTTATGCAAGACTGAACGGCATCAGTTACTGCAGTCCTACCTCTCAGTGGGCCAAATGTTTACACCTATAGTCCAAATGATTGGAGAAACAAGAGATTAGAATCATCATCTTTACAACGCTCTCATTCAAGAAGCTGTGGCAAACTTTGGATGTGTCAGCAGTTGTCTACAAAGGTACCAAGTATGTCAAAGGCTATGTTTCCATTGTACATGACACTGATGATGGCTTGGTTTTTGGGAAGATAGCTGTTATACTTGTTAACGATTCTGAATTGTACTTTGTGCTCGAGTTGCATCACTCAGTACTTCTCATTGACCTTGGACTTCACTGCTTGCGTTGCCCTACAGAAAGAAGTGTTTGTGTAAATGCTGACAGTCTGATGGATTATTACCCACCACCACTTTATAACATGGCAGGCCTTTTTGTTGTCTCCCTACACCATTCAGTTTCCTCTTAATTCTCTTTCAGGGATGGAAATTGAAGAGGAACTTACAAGCCTCCTGCTGACACtagacagagagaaaataatCTGCATTGTAGAACATCTGACGGACGTTATTGGTGTACAACAAAAAAGTGATCTTTTGTTTGTGGAGGCGGAAGATCTCAAACCCTTTCTCACACCAATTCAAATACGTAAACTACTTCTTGCATTTAAAGGAGGTTTTTGTAGGTTCTGTACAACTCCCAGACTCATAGACTTGAGTCTATGATTTGAAGGTCACTCATAGACTCATATGTCACTGATTAGCttgattagctttttttttctcttcaccatACTACACATGTACTTTGACAGTATAATATTGAAGAGCGTTTTGGGGCTCACATTGTCTGGTAGATACTTAACAcggaaaacataaagaaaagtaGACACTAAATCTAACACCATTAACCTTTCATTGGTAGTGGTACAACTAAGGGTTTGAAATTGTGACATACTGTAAAATATATTGACTCAAGGTCTTTTCGATGTAAGACCTTGAGTTTGTAGTTCTTTTGCAGTCCTGGGATTGCTTCTTTTCATCTTCAGACAAGGTCCCCAAAACTGCCTTGCCGTTACTACTCAATCCTAATTGAAGGGTTCATCTTTTAGTGAGGACATATTTGTTGACATAGTAGCTTTTTAAGGTAGCTTTTCCaatgatctttatttatttatttgtttagatGGCAACAGACCAGAGAACCTGAATGACACCATTACTCTGGAGCCTTGCcctgctgcatcagctgaaaCATCAAGCCATCCAcctcacccctcctcctccacgtCCACCACTATGTACAACCATTACTCCAGCTCTTGGGTCTCACACTTACAGATTCCTTGGGAAAGATTTCCACTCCGACTGTCGCATGCAATCACAAGAGGAGACAGAGCTCATCCAGAGGACAGGAGAAGTATGATTAGAATTGTTGTGGAGGCCATGCAAGTTCTCTGCAGGAACCCTAAACGTGCATCTTGTGAAGAAGTTGCTAAAATCATTGTAAACAGATACCCTCAAACATTTGCAGATTTTactgaaaagggagaaagactgGGTTGTGGACATTATTCACTACTAAGAAGCATCAAATCTAGAGTTGAACATGTTAATCGAGATAATACAACACATAGACTTCGTCAAACAAAGAGAACCAGGAATGAGGAAGACTACAGTCCCAACAGTAATGCAACCTCACCTAAAAAAGTTAGATGCCTTGTTGATAGCTATGGTTGTATAAATTGGCAACCAGTTGAACTTCCTGAGGGGGAAACACCAGCTTCTTTAGAGGAAAAGAAGCACATCTTGTTAACAATTTTTAATTCAGAAGGACCTGGAGCTGTGGAGAGACCTGATGTGCATGACTTCATGTGCCTCATATATATTTCTCAGCACCAGCTTATCAACAGTTGTCCCTCACTTTCAGTAGCTGAAATTCAGGAGCAGTGGCCATTCTTGTTTACTCGGAAAGATCTTTCGAACCACTTTTACAAACTCACAGGCATCGATATCAGTGAGCGCTTAGGTCAGGCCCTCATAACCAAAGGCAGAAGGATTATTAACTATTTCTCCAGCCAGAAGCTCAAATGGAACCTTGGTATAAGGACACTCATCCAGCAGATAGAAAGTGAGGGAGTTTTGACCAACAACAAGGTTGGCACAGCAACCATACTTCTCATGATGAAGTATTACAAGGAAGATGAAGACTCCCTCTTTGTCTTAGCAGATGTAAGCTTCTTACATACAGCTCTATGTTTAATGCTGTTGCTTgctgtcctgtttttgttttgttttttgttacataAAATGTCTTGGTCCTTTTTCTGGCAGGAAACATCTACCAGGATGTCCCTTGAAGCAGAGAGCAACCTGCCAATCACCCCAAGGCTGATTATGCTTGGTAAGAAGTCATTTATGAAATAGAGCTGATTAGACCgtattaaaatttctgtttggcACAGGAGCTTTTCGTGGACACGGGTATCCAGTCTCTGTTTTCGTAGCTcaaatttctgtaatttcctttATAAACCAAGGTTGTTGGACATGTGTCTCAGTGAACCCAGCAAGGTAACAATATCAAATGTCACATTACATATTACTGATCAACATAGTAGTCTAGCTACACCAACAGCAGAAATACTGAAGTCaatactgtaaagtttaacagcagcacaaactatAAACTCCAAAATAACCATACAGTTGATTCATCTCCGGTAATTTAATTGGGCTGACTCTTTGTTAGGTGTGTTTAATGTGCAGAATAATTCCCAATTATGTACAATTATAATATGTTAAAACGGACTTATGTACATAAGgccattaataattaactgtacgtagctatttgctttatgactatctagacagtgtgaagaagtgaagtattgaaattattttatgttgcataATGACAACATGTTGCCCCTGTACATACAGGACAAAGTTCAAtgaccgccacctgctggatggTGAGTGCAGAGGGGCGTGGAATTGTTGAGATGGACAAAGAGAACACCTTTGCTGATGCGATGTCAGTCTTCTTTGGTTCATTCTATGTATTGAACCTGGAATACCAGGAGTCAGCGTGTGCAACATTGGAACTAATTCAGAGGTATGTTTGAACAGTTAGCTAATAGTGATAGATGATGAATAGATTATCCCTAAGTAACTCATTATTTCAAATCACAACTCAATGTTACTGTATGTTACTATTTATTATGGCAtgttttaaggttttttgtaaggataaaccctgaagagggaacaaaatgtacctccaaggttgggacaagcagaaggactgggaccactgtgaagcaaaaggttgttcacattaaccctcatgtcacaactttcctccagcggcttactgaatttgagtggagaacttcaaattaggcaactgttgttgccatttttagtgaatttcttgtataatttaagtgaccaatgtgttgttacctgtgtctccacagatgatccatggcccatgctttctggacatttacacaagacGAACACCAATGAAGACAAGCTCTCTCACCATCTTACAAGAAGCTGTCTCTGTCCAATAGGTTTTTTGAGTGCaacagttttgatttttttttccttcttttacccgtttgttaaaaattatttcagctacttacactttaattgtcacatgtattggctcaccctacaaatcaatgaactcagtccacaaagcaagatcagggttcagtgcaggtcagtcaagttccttcacaccacacacactcatccatgtccttgtggaccctgctttgtgcattgatttggtggtgtgagccagtattttggacaaagtgtatataaaggcagaagtgtggggcttgatattatattcattacaattcagtttatttgtatggtgccaacaaaatgaatgccaaggcactTCACAATGTAGGTTTAAGACCCTACAAAACATAACTAAGAAAACCCAACACTTGGGTATATGTTGTCTGCCATGATATGGATATGACATAATATCGTTATTGTTTGTACAACCATCTGAGAAAATAATGGATTACATGGTTTAGTAAAAACAAGTGCTTCCtcaatgaaaatatgttttcagttcttttcagttcttgat
It includes:
- the LOC106097008 gene encoding myelin-oligodendrocyte glycoprotein-like; this encodes MDVAEFRCSVSLSALKLTFMLLFALTPVEGQLVVGSPQPIVAAPGDDVILPCHVEPKVNVVGLTVEWSRPDRNMEYVHLYRHNREMTDMKIPSYFGRTALLKDGLREGNISLRITNVTQEDEGRYRCFVPKLKSQTKSSTVSLIVAETMTTETPLHPETLQTPDLAEEFPSKGGLSRRSRLIPLVVFCVFILLCVAVAGRWFTESKRRKTELASAAS
- the LOC109199438 gene encoding uncharacterized protein LOC109199438 isoform X1 yields the protein MGNIKVGLTPANQSEGITEQEGRPLRRSSMSSRVTSAVKFLDVGMEIEEELTSLLLTLDREKIICIVEHLTDVIGVQQKSDLLFVEAEDLKPFLTPIQIRKLLLAFKGDGNRPENLNDTITLEPCPAASAETSSHPPHPSSSTSTTMYNHYSSSWVSHLQIPWERFPLRLSHAITRGDRAHPEDRRSMIRIVVEAMQVLCRNPKRASCEEVAKIIVNRYPQTFADFTEKGERLGCGHYSLLRSIKSRVEHVNRDNTTHRLRQTKRTRNEEDYSPNSNATSPKKVRCLVDSYGCINWQPVELPEGETPASLEEKKHILLTIFNSEGPGAVERPDVHDFMCLIYISQHQLINSCPSLSVAEIQEQWPFLFTRKDLSNHFYKLTGIDISERLGQALITKGRRIINYFSSQKLKWNLGIRTLIQQIESEGVLTNNKVGTATILLMMKYYKEDEDSLFVLADETSTRMSLEAESNLPITPRLIMLGQSSMTATCWMVSAEGRGIVEMDKENTFADAMSVFFGSFYVLNLEYQESACATLELIQRFFVRINPEEGTKCTSKVGTSRRTGTTVKQKVVHINPHVTTFLQRLTEFEWRTSN
- the LOC109199438 gene encoding uncharacterized protein LOC109199438 isoform X4, which translates into the protein MGNIKVGLTPANQSEEQEGRPLRRSSMSSRVTSAVKFLDVDGNRPENLNDTITLEPCPAASAETSSHPPHPSSSTSTTMYNHYSSSWVSHLQIPWERFPLRLSHAITRGDRAHPEDRRSMIRIVVEAMQVLCRNPKRASCEEVAKIIVNRYPQTFADFTEKGERLGCGHYSLLRSIKSRVEHVNRDNTTHRLRQTKRTRNEEDYSPNSNATSPKKVRCLVDSYGCINWQPVELPEGETPASLEEKKHILLTIFNSEGPGAVERPDVHDFMCLIYISQHQLINSCPSLSVAEIQEQWPFLFTRKDLSNHFYKLTGIDISERLGQALITKGRRIINYFSSQKLKWNLGIRTLIQQIESEGVLTNNKVGTATILLMMKYYKEDEDSLFVLADETSTRMSLEAESNLPITPRLIMLGQSSMTATCWMVSAEGRGIVEMDKENTFADAMSVFFGSFYVLNLEYQESACATLELIQRFFVRINPEEGTKCTSKVGTSRRTGTTVKQKVVHINPHVTTFLQRLTEFEWRTSN
- the LOC109199438 gene encoding uncharacterized protein LOC109199438 isoform X2, with amino-acid sequence MGNIKVGLTPANQSEEQEGRPLRRSSMSSRVTSAVKFLDVGMEIEEELTSLLLTLDREKIICIVEHLTDVIGVQQKSDLLFVEAEDLKPFLTPIQIRKLLLAFKGDGNRPENLNDTITLEPCPAASAETSSHPPHPSSSTSTTMYNHYSSSWVSHLQIPWERFPLRLSHAITRGDRAHPEDRRSMIRIVVEAMQVLCRNPKRASCEEVAKIIVNRYPQTFADFTEKGERLGCGHYSLLRSIKSRVEHVNRDNTTHRLRQTKRTRNEEDYSPNSNATSPKKVRCLVDSYGCINWQPVELPEGETPASLEEKKHILLTIFNSEGPGAVERPDVHDFMCLIYISQHQLINSCPSLSVAEIQEQWPFLFTRKDLSNHFYKLTGIDISERLGQALITKGRRIINYFSSQKLKWNLGIRTLIQQIESEGVLTNNKVGTATILLMMKYYKEDEDSLFVLADETSTRMSLEAESNLPITPRLIMLGQSSMTATCWMVSAEGRGIVEMDKENTFADAMSVFFGSFYVLNLEYQESACATLELIQRFFVRINPEEGTKCTSKVGTSRRTGTTVKQKVVHINPHVTTFLQRLTEFEWRTSN
- the LOC109199438 gene encoding uncharacterized protein LOC109199438 isoform X3 — its product is MEIEEELTSLLLTLDREKIICIVEHLTDVIGVQQKSDLLFVEAEDLKPFLTPIQIRKLLLAFKGDGNRPENLNDTITLEPCPAASAETSSHPPHPSSSTSTTMYNHYSSSWVSHLQIPWERFPLRLSHAITRGDRAHPEDRRSMIRIVVEAMQVLCRNPKRASCEEVAKIIVNRYPQTFADFTEKGERLGCGHYSLLRSIKSRVEHVNRDNTTHRLRQTKRTRNEEDYSPNSNATSPKKVRCLVDSYGCINWQPVELPEGETPASLEEKKHILLTIFNSEGPGAVERPDVHDFMCLIYISQHQLINSCPSLSVAEIQEQWPFLFTRKDLSNHFYKLTGIDISERLGQALITKGRRIINYFSSQKLKWNLGIRTLIQQIESEGVLTNNKVGTATILLMMKYYKEDEDSLFVLADETSTRMSLEAESNLPITPRLIMLGQSSMTATCWMVSAEGRGIVEMDKENTFADAMSVFFGSFYVLNLEYQESACATLELIQRFFVRINPEEGTKCTSKVGTSRRTGTTVKQKVVHINPHVTTFLQRLTEFEWRTSN